A stretch of DNA from Endozoicomonas sp. 8E:
TTGAAGTCAGTGATGATCGCCACCACCATGTGCCATTGCTGATATCTCCCTTTGGGTATTCGACTTACAGAGGGAGCTGATTTCCAATGCTTATAAAGCCTGTAAGTCAAACATAAAAAGCGTTGCAAAGCCCTTAGCCCAAAAAAGCCCTGAGCTACCAGAAAATAAATATAAAGAGGCATTCCATGCCAACCACGTTAACCACCCGGGCTCTCTCTGTAGAGCCCTTGTCTGCCGAAGCTTTCAAACCCTTCGGCGATGTGATCGAAGCCTGTGGTGACGCCATGATCATCAATCAGGGCCGCTGTCGTAAGTTTAACGATCTCACCCGGATTCAAACCGATGCCGTGGGTGAAGTGGCTGTTCATATTTACCACACGCAAGCCATCAAACAGCCCTACCGACTGGATCTGCTGGAACGCCACCCTCTGGGCAGCCAGACTTTTATGCCCCTGGAGCAACAGCCGTTTTTGATTGTTGTCGCTCCTGATAACTTCTCAGAGCCAGACTTTCATCACATTCGCTGTTTCATCACTGATGGTTCCCAGGGTATTAACTACCATCCGGGCACCTGGCATCATCCGCTACTCTCTGCCGGTAAGGGAGTCTCCTACCTGGTGATTGACCGGGCCGGCCCGGGGCACAACTGTGACGAAGTTTTAATCCCGGCCCACCTTTCCCTGACCGTGGGAGTACCCTTATGACGAGCCCTGCAACTACTCCTGTTTTCTGGCGTGCTTCTGTACTCCACTTTCTGGACGATCCCGATAAGGGAGAACAAAGCTGGGAATACTTTGACGACGGTGGACTATTGGTTGAGTCAGGTTTTATCAAAGCCTGCGGCCCTGCCAAAACCTTATTGCAAGAGCTGCCGGAAGACTGTGAAATCAGAGACCTGTCAGGCAGGCTGATCGTACCGGGATTTATCGATACTCATGTGCACTATCCCCAGCTGGAAGTCATGGCAGGTTGCGGAGTACAACTGCTGGACTGGCTGGAACAGTACACTTTTCCTGCTGAAGCCCGCTTTTCAGATCCTGAATATGCCCGGGACATTGCAGAGTTGTTTCTGGATCAGTGCCTGAACAGTGGAACGACTACCGCACTGGTTTTTGGCACAGTCTCTCCCCAATCGGTTGATGCTTTCTTTGAAGCTGCGCAAAAGCGCAAGATGCGTATGATTGCCGGCAAGGTCATGATGGATCGCAATGCGCCAGACTATCTGCTCGACACCCCGGAAAGCAGCTATGAAAAGTCAAAGCAACTGATTGATCGCTGGCACAACAAGGGTCGATTGTCTTATGCCGTCACTCCCCGCTTTGCTCCGACTTCTTCTTCCGAACAGCTGACACTGGCTGGAAAACTGCTCAAGGAATATGAAGACCTCTACCTGCATACCCACCTGTCTGAAAACACCAAAGAAATAGAGTGGGTTCAGGAACTGTTTCCTGACAGTAAAAATTATCTGGATGTTTATGACCAGCATGGTTTGCTGGGTCCCCGCTCGGTCTTTGCCCACTCCATTCATCTGTGCGAGGAGAGCTGGGAGCGAATGGCTGAAAGTGACTCGTCCATTGCCTGCTGTCCGGGTTCCAACCTGTTCCTGGGCAGCGGTTTATTCCGTTTTTCTAATGCTAAAAACAAAAATATTCGTGTCGGGCTGGGCACAGACGTGGGTGGTGGCACCAGTCTGTGTCTGCTGAACACGATGAAAGACGCTTATCAGGTATCTCAGTTGGGTGAGAATACGATATCTCCTCTTCAAGCTTTCTACCTGGCCACTCTGGGAGGCGCCAGAGCCCTGCATCTCGACGATCGCATTGGCAGTTTCCGGGTCGGCAACGAGGCAGACTTTCTGGTGCTTAATCCCGAAGCCACACCTTTGTTGAAATTCAGAACAGAAAAAACACAAACACTTGAAGAGTTGCTGGGTGTACTGATGGTAATGGGTGACGACCGGGTCATTGAAAAAGCCATTATCATGGGCCAGGAAACTCGAGGAAGAAGCTGAGTATGGAATCCTATATACAAGACTGGTTGAACCTGATTTTTCGATGGTTGCACGTCACAGCAGGTATTGCCTGGATCGGTGCCTCCTTTTACTTCAACTGGCTGGAAGGCCGGTTGGAAAAAGCGCCTCAGGCAAAACAGAAAAAAGGTATTAAAGGGGAATTGTGGGCTGTGCACGGTGGAGGCTTCTATGAAGTAAACAAATACCATCTGGCACCGGAGAAAATGCCGGAAACCCTGCACTGGTTCAAATGGGAAGCCTATGTTACCTGGCTCAGTGGCTTTGGCCTGCTGGCCATCATCTACTACTGGGGAGCGGAAAGTTATCTGCTCTCGTCAGACTCTTCACTGTCACCGGCTTCAGCCATTGGGGTCAGCCTATTCAGTTTGTTCGTAAGCTGGCTGGCTTATGACTTTCTCTGCCGTACTCCATTATTTAAAAATGAAAGACTGTTCAGCGCAGTACTCTTTGGGCTGATTGTTTTTGCAGCCTGGGGATATGCGCAACTGTTCAGCGACAGGGCAGCTTATATCCACGTAGGTGCCCTGATCGGAACCCTGATGGTGGGTAATGTCTTCCGGATTATCATCCCGTCCCAGAGGAAGCTGGTTGACGCAGCACAAAGAGGTGATACCAGCTTTGATCCGGCTATTGCCCAACATGCAATGCTTCGCTCCAGACACAACAACTACTTCACCCTGCCGCTGTTATTTATCATGATCAGCGGCCATTACCCAATGACTTATGGTCATGACTGGAACTGGGCAATTCTTGCTGCCCTGTCACTGGCTGCGATCCTGATCCGACACTTCTTTAACCGTCGTAACCAGGGTGCTGTATTAACCTGGCTCTGGCCTGCGGCTGCCATTGTCATGTTGAGTCTGGCGTTTGTTATACGACCACAAATGGCTCCAATATCCGAGGTTGCAGGAGCACCCGCTTTTGACAAACAGAAAATTGTCGAGATTGTCACCAGCCGCTGTTCTACCTGTCATGGGGCCAAGCCAACTGACCCTCTCTTCCAGACAGCGCCAGGTGGTTTGATCTTTGACGATTATGAATCCATCGCCAGCAAAGCAGACAAGATCTACAGTCAGTCCGTTCAGACACAGATCATGCCACTGGCAAATCGTACAGAGATGACGGAAGAAGAACGCCAGCTTCTGGGGCAGTGGTATCAGCAGCTGAAATCTGAATAGGAGAGCAGGGTCATAGTTTTCATCAACCCGGGCTCTGTCAGAAACAGAGCCCGGGATGTTATTGTTATTCCAACGCTTTGTTTCAGGCCCTTTTTTCACCCCTGGGCAGCTTTCATTGTATAAGATTGAGACTGTCGTCACTGACTTTTAAAAGGGTGTTAACCATTGGAGACAGACATGAACAAATGGCAGTGTGTTGTTTGCGGTTTTATCTATGACGAAGAAAAGGGCTGGCCTGATGAGGGGGTTGAGCCGGGTACTCGCTGGGAAGATGTTCCTGAAGACTGGCACTGTCCTGACTGTGGTGTCGGCAAAGAAGACTTTGAAATGGTCAAAATTGGCTAATTTGGTCGAAATAATCCGATTCCCGTGTTTTTCACGAGAAAGCCTATTGCTCTAACCTTTGCAGTGTTTTAGTCTGTTCATGACTGCTTATCCATCGGAAGAAAAAAAAAAAGAAGGAGTGCATGACATCATGCGTAAACCAGAACTCGTTAACGCCATTGCCGATCAGGCAGATTTGACAAAAGAACAAGCCAATCAGGCACTCAACGCCATGATTGAAGTCATAACCTCCGCTCTGAAACAAGAAGACACTGTCAGCCTTATAGGCTTTGGTACATTCCTGCAGCGCAGCAGAGCCGCACGCACAGGTAAAAACCCGCAAACAGGAGAGCCGATTCAGATTGCTGCCAGCAATACGGTCGCCTTCAAACCAGGTAAATCATTGAAAGACGCGGTTAACGGCTGATACCGGCTGAGCCCAATAATACCCGAGGTTGTTCTGCTTACAGAACAACCTCATTTACTGAAACCTTTCTTTTTCCAGACAGCCAGAGCCTCTCTGAGTATCTTCCCAGCAGCCAGAAACTGAGCGCCAGCAATGCAAAAAACAGTGCTGTATTGATCTCTTCCCAAGCGTACTCAAAGAACCGGGTATACAGATTCAGCAACAAAAAGGAGATTCCGCTGATTCTTAGAACAGAGTCATCTCTGCAAAAACCGATAAACATCGCCAAACCTGACGCTGCCGCCATGGCCAGTCGCCATAACCAAAGCTGCATTTCTGATGCCTCAAGGGCTTTAAGCCCGTAGTTGTAATTACTCGTCATGGACAAAATCCACAAGCACACGAAAAGCATCATTAAGGAAATAAACTGAGTCACACCAAAAAAGGCTCTGGTTCGTTTAAAAAAGGGCAGGCCATAGCCCAACAGAAGAACCACCAAACTGAAGAAAAGAAATCGCAAGGGATAGCTCATCCCGAAAAACGGCTGATAGTAACCACCAGCCCAGTAAGTCGTTTCAGCAAAAAACCAGAAAGCCAATGCTCCTAAACCCAAAACCCAGAGCAACAGCGATTCCAGCAGTATCGCCAGCACCAGATAGATCACGGCACCAAGAAGTAATAGCAGCGAATAGTGGCCACTTCCTGTATAAACGGCCCGACCCAGGTAGTAAATGGAAGCCGCTGTGGATGCAGCGCCCAGAAAAAAAACAAGCTCCTGACTAAAGACTCGGCCTGTCTGACGGGACTTGAACCAACCGCCAAACAGATAAAAACCAACTGACAACGCAGCAAAAAACAAACTTCGGGTGCCGTCCTGAAGAGTCAATAAACGCTCCAGCCATGCCATCAGAGCCTCATCCATAACCACTGCTAACAGGGATAGCACCATGGAAGACAATGCAGCCCAAAAAGCGTATTGAGCCAACATTCGCCACTGAAAGGAGTGCACGTCCAGAGAGTCCAGCAGGGCTTCCTTTTTAACTTCATCCAGAAGACCCTCCCTGGACCATTTCTCCAGTGTTGCTTGCAGAAAGCGGTGCTGTTTTTCGTTCACTTTCATGATGTCTCCCTCAGGTGTCTTCAGGAATCAGAGCCTGTCTTTTCATAGATCATAGTGAGAAGCCTCTATTAGTCCGGGTTTGCATGAAAGGCCCGCCAGATCTTCATCATTGTTCAAATGCTATAGCGTACATTCCGAACCCCTATTTTTCGACCGGGGGTGTTGACACTTTCGCCTTAAATCCCTAACATTCGCCGCACTTGTTGAGCAGCCTATTGCTGATCGCAGGGCCCAGGTGGCGGAATTGGTAGACGCGCTAGCTTCAGGTGCTAGTGTCCGAAAGGGCGTGGAAGTTCGAGTCTTCTCCTGGGCACCAATCATTAACAATGATTGGGCAGGACGCAAAGTTCATACAATTTAAGTGACAAGCCCAGGTGGCGGAATTGGTAGACGCGCTAGCTTCAGGTGCTAGTGTCCGAAAGGGCGTGGAAGTTCGAGTCTTCTCCTGGGCACCAATACTCAAGATCTTGTCGTGTGATTCACGGCAAGAAAACCGGTAAAATTCCCGACTCTCTCATCTCTCTTCCTTTTTATCCTCTCTCATCCCTTACTTGCTGGTTTTTGCGGATATGAGCCTTCTTCACTTCCAGTGTTTTGTGGCCGGATAGCAATCCTTCATGGTAAGACACGCATTTGGCTTTTAGATCGTGGAAGTACCATCTTTCTGTAAACAGTTCTGATATATACCTGCACTAACCCAGTCAACCAGAGGCTGTCGTAGACAAGCCGCTGGATTTTATTATTAGATGAAACGGTTATTTTTTGAGATGGTTCACGATGATGGCGAGTGTTTCTTCAATCTTGTCAAAGCGCTTATCGTGTGCGTCAAAGCGTTTATCAATCCTGTCAAAGCGCTTATCGTGTTCGTCGAGTCGTTTATCAATCCTGTCAAAGCGCTTATCGTGTTCGTCAAAGCGCTTATCGTGTTCGTCGAGTCGTTTATCAATCTTGTCAAAACGCCTATCGTGTTCTTCAAAACGTTCATCGACTCTCTTGAAACCTGCAAGTGTTGCTTGTGTCAATGCCGAAAGATCAGATTTAACCCTGATAACCTCAGATTTGACCCCTGCAATATCCAACTTTAAGTCTGCAATGTCATGCTGGTTAGTCATCGTAATGCTCTGTGTGTCTGCGCAAACCTTCACCAGACTGTGCATGTTAGCGTCCATCTGTCTGTGTTGCTCCTCAAGTCTTTCAACTCTTGCCTCAAGGCTCATACATTTACCTTTACAGTTTGTCGTGTGAGCGATGAGCTTAGTAGACAATCGAGAATGTCACAAAGGCAGTTGGTAAAATTATAGATCGCCTGTTCATAGGCATCGGCTGACGCTCACAGCAGGGTGGCATTTATTGCTGTTAAGAAATTAGACCCGCCCAATGTGACCTGCATTATTTTGACAACCTCCACGACTGATTCAAAGAAATCAGTCGTGGAGGTTGTCAAACACTAAAATGTCTGACTATGCAGACCAAGCTCCCTAACCCGCTTCCTTGGTGCAAGGCAGTATGTCATTGGCAGACAAAAAGTTGTCTCGCTGCTTTATAAAGCGAGTACGGATCAGTGCAGACCTGCTTAAGAAATGACATTATTTACAGGCAATCCCTAATGAAGAGCGGCAGACTTTTTATAAAATGCCATGTTATTCATTCCGAATCTCATTCGGTATTATCGACATGATAAATTTACTACAAAACACTACAAGCCAAGCCATGACCACCACCTCAGATTTTTACCAGAAAAATGCGCTGCAATTTTATAGTTCAACTGTTGGCGTTGATGCTCAGGAACTTTATAAGTTTTTCCTACCATTGATTCCCAATGGTGGGCATATCCTTGACGCTGGTTGTGGTTCAGGCCGGGATGCCAGAGTTTTTCTTAACTGGGGCTACAAAGTCACTGCATTTGATGCCAGCGCCAATCTTGCAGCAATGGCGTCTCAACTAACGGGTCTGGCAGTTCAGACTTGCCTGTTTGATGAATTTCAAACAAAACGACAGTTTGATGGAATCTGGGCTTGCGCCTCCCTGCTTCATGTTCCTTATTCAGATCTGGCTGCAACCATTAACCACCTGGCTGGTTTTTTGGTCCTGGGCGGCTATTTTTACTGTTCCTTTAAATACGGGCAGGGTGAGGCATTACGGGATGGACGTCATTTTACGTATATGGATGACGCTCTATTACAAGACACGCTGAGCTCAACTGAGTTACGGGTTCACAAAAGCTGGACTACCCATGACTTAAGGCCAGAAAGAGCCAATGAACAATGGCTAAATGTAATTTTAGGCCTGAAGGCCTAAAAGGTCATCGGTCCGCGAGGTTCGGGCTTTTCCCAAATGTGCAGAAGTTGAGGTCTTGCTTGATTGTAGTTGTCCTGAAGGAATCCTTTACGCAATGCTTCTGTTTTGCCTGTTTGTTGAATCAAAGTCTCTCTGATAGGCAGATGGCTGTTGATAAAATACTCATTTCTGGCATGAAGTCTGGCTAGATAGTCAATATGTGGCAGCAGAGCGGACTTGCCATTCGCCCCCCTGTTGCAGCTCTTGCAGGCCAGAACAAGGTTCCAGATACCATCAATATTGGGTACGTACTCTCTGATTGCCCGTGGAAAAAAATGGTCAACATCGGCAAGGTCAGACGCCCCTGATTGAATGGATATATGATCAAAACAGTAAAAACATCTTCCCTTCTGGTAGCCGTTCAGACTGTCTCTGGAGCTGGTAATGTTTACCCTGCGGTCATTCCGATGAGTGAACAGTTGTTTGCTATGGTGGTCATGCTCAACACGCAAGAGATTTCTTGCAAGGCCCAACTGCCATGCACTTTCTACCAATCGCCAACGAGCATTGGTTTCGGGTTTTATGCTGTTTATGGCTTCTGATGCCATAAGAGTGTAAAAATCTTCAGTAAGTCGGATGCCTTTGTTGCTCGTTTTCCGTTCATCTATAAAAAAGCGTTTGTCGACTTCACGACGATTAACATTATGAAAGGCGTCAATGACATTTTGAAAACCGAGTCTTACTGTTTGAGCGCAGAGATAATCCTGATCAACTCTACCAAGATTGAAATCTGAACATGCTGCCAGAAACTTACTGGATCTCGATGTCGTCTGTTTTGGTGCCTCTTTCAGATGCTCACAGATATGGCGAGAGAATGGGCCTGCCAGCTGTTCCAGAGAGATAAAATCATCGCTTGAGTTGGACAACTCATAAAGAGAACAGGCAAGGGCAAACTTGTAAGAAGCCACATTGTTGCCGAAAAGAATAATGCTGCGCCAGTAATTATCGAGCGAAGGTTCAACATCGTAAAATTGAGACACCGTACCCCCCAGATCGTCCATAAATGTGTGGAAAGGCATTATTTAATTCTTTTTGAAGTTATAATTTTATATGTAATTATATTTAATTATATAAGGATAATGCTACAAAAGTACCAAGTAGCCTTCGGATTGATTTTTTATAAAGAGGTAAAGGAAATCAGCAGTAGGAGGTGTTACTGATGAACTGAGCTCGATTTTGGCACTCTTGAAATTTTTGGTAGATTCCCGTTGGTGAGTTTTACAGAGTGCTTTCCTGAGTTTTATACAAAAGACAAATGTCGCTCATTATGATAGATACTGACTATGCTGCCCGGCCTTTTTCGTAGGTAAATGATCGCGGTTTATCCCAATACTTCAAAAAGAATGTTAATCATCATAGAAGCCTGAAACTGCCAATGACAGAGCTGCGCTACCGCTCTTCTTAAGTAGCTAACTGGCTTAAGCCTCCAATGAAGAGGCATTTGTAATGGTCGATCTGCTTTCAAAAGGGCCAATGTCGCAGGTTTTCAGGATGTCTGGCCGCTTTGTGTTCTATCAACAGTTTCATAGAGGGCTGAAAGGAGTCAGGGTAGATAACACGCACTATTCAGATACTTTGCCCTGATATTATTCAGCACCTGATCACCGGATAGTGTTTTGCCCTCTGACTCATCTTTAGCACCAAAAGACAATAGCTTCAGCAGTGCGATAGCTTCTTGCCTGCGCTGTCTATTCTCAGAGGATTCAATGACACAGACCTTGCCATTTGATGACACGACGATTCGCTCTTTCAAGTCCGGGTTAGCCGCATTCTTTTTTACGAAGCTGATCGGTTCAATTCTCATCACTTTGCCTCCTGTCTATGGCCTACTGGTCCATATAAGATCTTTTACTATCGGGATGTGACTATTTACTCTTGCACGGCTTTACGGTTTCATCAATTAAAAACCATCGGGCCTACACTAGAAAGACTCGGCTTTCTGACCTGGAATCTTCAATGGAACTTAATACCTGGCTGGCTTTTCTGGCCGCAACCATCATTATAAGCTTGACGCCGGGAGCCGGTGCGGTTAATACCATGGCCAACGCCATTCGCTCAGGGCTGATCCGGACCCTGCCATCCATCATGGGGCTCCAGGTCGCTCTGATTATATTTCTGGTTGTCGTCGCTGCAGGTCTTGGGGCCATCCTTGCAGCCTCAGAGACACTGTTTACCCTGATCAAGTGGACAGGGGCTCTTTACCTGATTTTCCTGGGCATCATGAAATGGCGTGAAGCACCCAATGGGTTTTCGGTCGAAAGCCAAACCCGTACCAACAAGAAAAAATCCTTTGCCAGTGCCATTCTGGTGAATCTGACTAACCCCAAGGCCATTGTTTTTCAAGCAGCTTTCCTGCCGCAGTTTATTGACCCTGCCCTGACAATCTGGCCCCAATACCTGGTTATGGGAATCACTATGGTCATGGTTGATAGCCTGGTTATGCTGGGTTACGCCAGCTTCGCCCTAAAGCTGATGCCATTTCTGAAAAAATACGGGAAGCTGCAAAACCGACTGTTTGGCTCAATGTTTATAACCTGCGGCGGGCTTCTGGCTGCCAGTCAGCGATAACCACGCCAACGCACTATGGTCAATGTCTCACAAAAGGAAGGGGAAACCTCCGATTTCGGAAAATACCTAGTCGTGAATAATAGGAATTGTCAGCTGGGGACAGGATGTTCGCAAAGTCAGGAAGACTTAAGCTGACAAGGATTATTACAGGCAGGATGCTTCGGGATAGTCAGGAAGACTTGAATACCGCAGGAAGCGGACAAAGCAGGAAGCTTTGAAGTCAGGAGACAGATGGAAAGTAAATTGAGGCAGGACGCCTGAAGTGGTCAGGAAAGACCAAAATAGCAGGATGCTCGTTTCAGGGCAGGAAAAGGTTTCACAAGGATCGTACAAAAAGCAGACCACAGGGTCTGTTTTTTGTACCCGGTGTTATTGACAAAGAACCCTCTCATACATATCATGCACCTCGTTCTTTGCCGGTATAGCTCAGTTGGTAGAGCAACTGACTTGTAATCAGTGGGTCCCGAGTTCGACTCTTGGTGCCGGCACCATACAAAAGCCCTGATAAATCAGGCACTTAAAAGCCTCAGCATAGTCTGGGGCTTTTTTATATCTACTCATTTTTTCAATTTTAGTCCCCACCCTAGTCCCCGTTTCTCCTTCGATAGCTTGTTCATTGGAGAAAAATCAACCTTCACACTCCGCTGTAATTTTCGATAGGATAATGGCAAGACTCCATGGGTAAATTCTCTAAAAATAAAAGAATAAAGATAAAAAAGGGACATTAATGACAAACTTTGACTACAAACAACTTGAGTTTTTCCATAGGGAAATCACCGATACAGAGTTAAACGAATTACAGTCAAAAGCAAATGACTTTTTCTCTATGAAAGGATTCACAGCTTGCGATCACCCTGCCAAAATAACTGAAGGCAAAAAGAAGAAAGGTAAGAAACTGCTATTTGATCGTTACTTTGCCTTAGCTAAACTACTTCGTATAGAGACCATTCGCAAAGCAGAGTCTGAAGCTGACACTGCTGAAAGCTATCTCGTACTGGAGCAGTCCCTCTTCACTTTGCTTGACGTCGTTTCGTTTATTGAATCAAACCCGGAAAAATTTCAGCAATATCTCGATGAAAGACATCAAGCACCCGATAGACCAGTAACTGCAGATACACAGCTCCTAGCACTCCTCTACCTAGGTCGATGCCTTGAAAAATTACTTCTCGGTGAGTCACCGAAAGAAGCCTTCAATATCCAGGGAAACAAGGGAAAACCTATACCTACTCCCAAAAACCTGAAAGAACAATGCTCTACTTTCAAATTCCGTTATGCTGTAGCACTGCTGGTACATACTGTTCGAAAAAACAACAGGCTCACAGCAGAGGAATCATTTCTTGAGGCAGCCGAACTTTTTAATATGGAAGGAAAGGAAAACACTATTAAGCACTGGTATAACAAGCACTTGACAGATAACAAGGTAATCATTAAGTCAACCCTCCACAAACTACAGAGCAAAAAATCACAGCGCCTTTTTGCCCAGGAAGCGTTAGCCAGTTACCATTCTGCCCAGACGAGTAAATCCTGATTTACTCACCTGTAATGTAATAAATATTCATTCATAGTATCCCTCGGTATAAAGAAAAACATTGAGGGATAACCTGATGACCAAGGAAACCTACCACCCACGCCAACATGTGCTGACCCGGTACAAAATCAGTAATACCACTCTTTACCGCTGGATCAAGTCAGGCCGCTTTCCTGCACCTGCCCGATTCAGCTCCAGGTGCATTCGATGGTCTGAGTCGTCGCTGCAAAAATGGGAGCAGTCCCTAGGCTAATCCTATTCGCCATGCAATAACCTGTATGCAACCCAATAACCGTGTAGTTTTCAACCAGACAAGCATTATGACAACAGAGAAAAAAAAGCACGTTATCATTCCCTACTACCCGGTACTTAGTGCCATCACTGGCTCCACCAATAGTGCATTACTACTGGCTCAAATAGACTATTGGTGGGAAAAACGCAGCGGCAGATTACTATATAAAACAGACCAGGAATTTTCTAATGAACTGAATATTGGTATCAAGGCTCTCAAAAACGCCAAAAGACTGCTCATAAAAAATGGACACGTCAAAGTCACCAGAAAAGGCATTCCCCAGAGAAGCCACTACGAACTGATTACCCCCATAAATATGCTACTGGATAAAACAGAAGCACTCCCTAAAGGATCAAACAATCATCCCAAAAGGGTTCTCAAGAGCACCCCAAAAGGACCAACTAATTCATGTATTACTCATGACAATACAGCAGAGATTACTTCAACAAGAGCAATTGGACTTTCGAGTGACAATTCACTCCCATTGAAACTAAAGCAGTTTCTCGCACGCTGGCAAGAAACCGTGAATAAAAATAGCTTCTGCATAGCTCTTGACTGGCATACACCATCAAAAAATCTGGATCAGAAAATCCTACACTTCATTGAAAGATATGGAGGAATCGACTCTCTGATTCATCACCTGGAAAGGGCTTGTGAGCAAATTGACAGGCTAACACCCTGGAGAGTAGACCAAGGTCAACTCGTAAACCTTCGGTTCCTTCTGGATAGCGACTATTTTTCAGAGACTCTCGATAATGAGTCGCTTCGCTCCAGGGTTAATCAGGGTAAGGCTTCGCCTTTGGTCGCTAACGCTCCGGTTAATCATGCTGCTTCGCAGCATCCTGAAAACACCACTGAATATCCTCCCCCTTCCTCATCAATAAACAGTTTGCCAGCTGTCCATAAACCAGCCCTGACGAGAGAGGGAGAGTTAGCGGCAAAAAAACTACTGATAAAACCTGAGACAATAACCATGAGTAAAGAGGAGATTGCTGAAATGGTAGAAAGAAAAAGAGCTGAAGTGGGTATTTCCTAGAAAGACCCGGCCATGATCAATAGCCAGCAGCTATGTACATATACATAAGTTTTGAGGACTTAGGTTAACCCTTTATTTGACTTCTATAGACGTGGGCTTACTGCCTATTTCATCAGCAACCTGAACTAAAAGTGCAGTCTATTGAAATGCTGAGTAGCCAAAAGAAGAGGAAGGGGGGGGACTCCCCCCATACTGGACATGGAGTCCCAGCGAGACTCTTACAACAAGAATAGGGGGTCATACAGAGAGAAGCAGATCCATAGCGTCCCCAATTTTTACTCGGCAGGCCAATAAATTCTCACCATTGGCAAGAAGGCACGACCTTCCGTATCGGACAGGTCATAATGAGTGACGATCAAATCAGCCAAGTCATCCATATCAATCAGGACACTGGAAAGACTGTGCGCTCAGCCTCATACCGAGCGTCTCTTGAAAGCTACCGGTACTGAAATACAAACCTTTATCACCCTCACGGAGTGCTCCCAGGAAGCTTCTGATTGCGTGTCCCCCATACTACCAGTACGATGTTCTACCTCGGCCTTGATTCTGGGTTGTGTTAAACCCAAGTCATCAGGAGGTGCCGTCACATCGACACCACGATCGGGGCCTTTTGAAGAGACTCTGGTTTTGTAGCCCATGGCTCGCAAAACAGCCGCCAAGAAATGCTACATTTCTTCCGGGTTCAGGGCATGAATCTTGTCTTTGATCAGTTCATGACACCCAAGAGATGGTGTCCTGCATCAACGCTTTCAGATCATCAATCACTTCTTCAGAATCTTCTATAACAGCTTTGGATCTGGCTTCCAGAACAGAGAGAAGCTCCTGGCACACATCATCGGACAGCGAGAACAAGGTTAATGTGAAACCCAGAGAATTACGTGTTGATTGTGACAGCTGATCTCTGGCTACCTTTTCAAAACATCTAACTTTTCAAGCATTGGCATAGTCATCGATTCGCTGATCATTATC
This window harbors:
- the rhtB gene encoding homoserine/homoserine lactone efflux protein codes for the protein MELNTWLAFLAATIIISLTPGAGAVNTMANAIRSGLIRTLPSIMGLQVALIIFLVVVAAGLGAILAASETLFTLIKWTGALYLIFLGIMKWREAPNGFSVESQTRTNKKKSFASAILVNLTNPKAIVFQAAFLPQFIDPALTIWPQYLVMGITMVMVDSLVMLGYASFALKLMPFLKKYGKLQNRLFGSMFITCGGLLAASQR
- a CDS encoding helix-turn-helix transcriptional regulator — its product is MTKETYHPRQHVLTRYKISNTTLYRWIKSGRFPAPARFSSRCIRWSESSLQKWEQSLG